A stretch of DNA from Hyalangium ruber:
CGCCGCGCGTCCAGCGCGATGTTCAGGTTCGCCAGGTCATCGTCCGTCGCACAGACGATCGCCGACGCCGCCTTCACGTTCGTGCGCGGCAGGCACTGCGGGCTGCGGATGTCGTCGATCAGCAGCGGCACCTGCTCGTCTCGCAGCACCCCCACGAACGCCCCGTCCTCCCGCTTCTCCACCACCACCACGTCCTTGCCCATCGCCCGGAGCTGGTCCACCACCCGGTAGCCCACCCGCCCCGCCCCACAGACTATGACGTGCCCCTTCAGCGTCTCGGCGATCACCTCGATCCACTCCTTGTCGCTCTTGTGCTTGGCGAAGAACAGGTAGGCAAAGCGCACCACGCCGTCCACCACCAGCGCGATGCCCACCGGCGGAATCAGCATGTTCAGCGCGATGCCCATCCAATCGTTCGAGCAGTCCAGCGAGGGCTGCCCGAACAACAGGAAGTACACGTGCTGCAGCGCCTTGCCCGCCGGCACCGGCTCTCCTCCCGGCACCTCACACCGCCATTGGAACAACGGCGGTGCCCCCAGGAAGAGCACCGCCGTCAGCATCAGCGTCGTCCGGAAGCGCCGCAGCAACGCCCAGAAGTACCGGAGGTTGATCGCCAGGCGTCGGCGCGGCGAAGGCCGTAGCGGTGACGTGTGCGTGTGCATCATGGCGTCGGGGCGATGCCCGCGGCCGCCTCCTGGCGCGCCCTCCGCCGCTCGATCAGCCACACCGCCAGCACGCCCAGCTCGTAGCAGAGCAGCATCGGCCCCGCCATCAGCGACAGGTTCACCACGTCACCCGTCGGCGTCAGCACCGCCGCGGCGATGAGGCACACCACGAACGCATGGCGCTGGTACTTGAACAGCCACTTGCTGCGCACCACCCCCACCACCCCCAACAGCGCCATCACCAGCGGCAGCTCGAAGATGACGCCGAAGGCGAGGATCAACAGCAGCACCAGCGAGAGCTGCTCGTTCATCGACAGCATGGGCCGCGTCCACCGCAGCGCCTCGTAGCGCGCCTTGCCCGCCGCCAGCTCCTTCTCCAGCTTCCACAGCCCGGCCAGCTCCTCGGCCCGCGTGGGCGCCACACCCGCCAGCAGGCTCGCCGCCTCGTCCATCGCCACCGCCGACACCGCGTAGTCCTTGCGGCCCACCGCCTCCACCGCCTCCACCCGCTTCTCCACCGCCTGCCGCAGCACCACCCGCGAGGACACCCCGAAGCCGTCCGCCGCCGCATCCAGCAGCTGCCCCAGCCCCGCCAGCCGCCCCGTCATCTCCACGCTCTCGGCGGGCACCACCTCGAGCTCCCGCGCCTGCCCCTCGCCCTCCGCCCGCAGCGTTTCGCTCGCCCCCTTGGCCAGCTGCCCCGCCCGCTCCGCGTCTCCGATTCGCAGGAAGCGCAGCGCGTCCTCCGCCCGCAGCCGCCCCGTGTCCAGCCGCGACTCCAGCGCCAGCGTCTCCTCCTCGTTCAGGAGGAACTTGAACATCGAGGGCAGCACCACGAAGTAACAGAACAGCGCGCCGATCAGGAACGACAGCGTGCCCGCCGCCACGAAGGGCCCCGCCATGCGCTTCTCTTCCGGGTACAGCCCCGGCGAGACGAAGCCCCACAGCTGCATGAGGATGACGGGCGTGGTGAGGAAGATGCCGCAGTACACGCCCACCTTCATCAGCACGTTCAGCTCTTCGATGCCCGAGGTGTAGATGAGCGCCCGCCCCTCCGGCGGCAGCGCCTCCAGCACCGGCCGCATCAACAGCCCGAAGATCGGCTTGGCGAAGATGAGGGAGATCGTCCCCAGGCCGATCACCGCCAGGGTGCATTTGAGGAGGCGCGAGCGGAGCTCCGTGAGGTGCTCCGCCAGCGACATGCGCATTTCAGGATCGAATTTCGGAAGTGCCAAGGCTAGCCCTGCTTCGGCGCGTTACGGGCCACCGTGCCCGGAATGGGAGCAAAGCGAGGCACGGCCTCCTCCTGCTCACCCGAGGTTTCCGCCGGAGCGCTCTCCTGCGGCGCGACCGGCTCGCCCTGCGCGGCCACCGCCGCCACCGTGGCCCCCAGCGACTGCGGCTCCACGGCGGGAGCAGCCTCCACCGCGGGAAGCACCTCCGGAGGAGGCATCATGTGGGCGTAATTCCCACCTTCCAGGTGGGCTGGCACGTGCGCGGGCGGAGGAAGCGCGGCCGGCTCGGAGGCGGACATCGCGGGGTGCTCCACCGGAGGTACCGGAGCGGGCACGGGCCGGGGTGGCTCGCGCTGGAACTCCTGGTCCAT
This window harbors:
- a CDS encoding potassium channel family protein, with the translated sequence MMHTHTSPLRPSPRRRLAINLRYFWALLRRFRTTLMLTAVLFLGAPPLFQWRCEVPGGEPVPAGKALQHVYFLLFGQPSLDCSNDWMGIALNMLIPPVGIALVVDGVVRFAYLFFAKHKSDKEWIEVIAETLKGHVIVCGAGRVGYRVVDQLRAMGKDVVVVEKREDGAFVGVLRDEQVPLLIDDIRSPQCLPRTNVKAASAIVCATDDDLANLNIALDARRFNPSIRVVIRLFDDDLVAKVRDTFKAEALSSSSLAAPAMALAALDPRIVHSFRIGRHLMVVSVFEARTGLPGTSISEVRDRFGALTLALRRGDTEKLHPSGDERMQTGDLVTMQAEYSDYRRLRAFTGEAQPPIWSDNETAFQLPADSKRTGTD
- the tatC gene encoding twin-arginine translocase subunit TatC; translated protein: MSLAEHLTELRSRLLKCTLAVIGLGTISLIFAKPIFGLLMRPVLEALPPEGRALIYTSGIEELNVLMKVGVYCGIFLTTPVILMQLWGFVSPGLYPEEKRMAGPFVAAGTLSFLIGALFCYFVVLPSMFKFLLNEEETLALESRLDTGRLRAEDALRFLRIGDAERAGQLAKGASETLRAEGEGQARELEVVPAESVEMTGRLAGLGQLLDAAADGFGVSSRVVLRQAVEKRVEAVEAVGRKDYAVSAVAMDEAASLLAGVAPTRAEELAGLWKLEKELAAGKARYEALRWTRPMLSMNEQLSLVLLLILAFGVIFELPLVMALLGVVGVVRSKWLFKYQRHAFVVCLIAAAVLTPTGDVVNLSLMAGPMLLCYELGVLAVWLIERRRARQEAAAGIAPTP
- a CDS encoding twin-arginine translocase TatA/TatE family subunit, whose amino-acid sequence is MFNIGAGEMIFILVAALLILGPQRLPELARGIGKFLREFRRQTDEVRSVVTREFYQMDQEFQREPPRPVPAPVPPVEHPAMSASEPAALPPPAHVPAHLEGGNYAHMMPPPEVLPAVEAAPAVEPQSLGATVAAVAAQGEPVAPQESAPAETSGEQEEAVPRFAPIPGTVARNAPKQG